In the genome of Candidatus Binatia bacterium, the window CCATCATATTACCCTTAGCCTCCCTTGCTAAGGTCGCTTTCAAAAGGAGGTGCATTATGAAAACCACTCTAGTTGACGTCATATTCGCGGCCGGCGCGGTTCTCGTTTTCAACGCAGTCGCCATTACGGCCGCCGCGGGAGCGACTAATTTTTGTCGGCTCACCTCGGAGAGGATGTTGCAGTCCTGTCTGGCAGAAGCGCACGGCGACTCCTGGCTCGCTTCAGCGAAGTGCAGCAACATCTCCGACGCCGCGGAGCGCGCGGCCTGCCGCCAGCAAGTGCAGCCGGATCATAAAGACGCGCGGCAGACCTGTCACGAGCAGAAAGACGCGCGGAACGCGGTCTGCAATCGGCTCGGCGGGGCGCGCTACGACCCGGTGATCGATCCGGCGAACTTCGTCTCTGCGGTCAACCATACTCTTTTCCCCCTGGTTCCCGGCACGACCTTCATTTACGAGGGTCAGACTGCAGCCGGCCTCGAGCACACCGAGTTTTCGGTGACCAACAACACAAAAGTGATTCTCGGCGTCACCTGCGTCGAAGTGCACGATATCGCCAAACTCGACGGCGAGTTGATCGAAGACACGCTCGATTGGTTCTGCCAGGATCAGGCCGGCAATGTCTGGTATTTCGGAGAAAACACGAAGGAACTCGAAGGCGGCCTGGTGATAAGCCTGGAGGGCTCATGGACGGCCGGCGTCGACGGCGCCAAGCCGGGAATCATCATGAAAGCCCAACCGGCGATCGGCGATTTCTACCGCCAGGAGTTTTCTCTCGGCAACGCCGAGGACCTCGCGGAAGTGATCGGCTTGAACGAATCCGTCACGGTTCCTTTTGGCTCGTTCAACAACTGCCTAAAGACCCTGGAGACTACGCCCATGGAACCCGATCTCCAGGAGCACAAGTTCTATTGCTTGGGGGTCGGCCTGGTGTTGACGATTGATCTGACCACCGGTGAAAAGTCGGAGCTGATAGCGATAACGCCATGAAGGAGTCAGCAGTAAGCAGTACGCAGCGGGGACAAAAGATCCCAAGTCTCTACTGCACTGCCGCTGCCTGCTAAAAATGGCTTGGTTTGTCAACGACTATCGGCTGAGGGTAAGGTAGCCTGTGCCGATGGCCGTTCGTACCATCAGTTCGATCTTGCTCTTTTGTCTGGCGCTCGCTGCAAGCAACGCCGGAGCACAGCAGCCGGAGGACGATAGGATATCCGACTGGAGAATCGACGGCGAGTACGAAGTCAAGCTGGACTATCGGAGAAACTTCGCTCTGGACAAGCGACACAGAGACGATCTCTTCCGTTTGGACCAGGAGTTCCAACTGCGCGCGTCTTACCGGTACCACGACTGGATTACATTTTTTATCGAAGGGAAGATACTCGGCGAGCACCAACTCTATACCGGCGGCGGCCGTCGAAAATCGGTCGGCGAGCCGGAGCGCGGCGAGACCTGGGTGCGCTTCGACCAGTTGTTCGGGCGCGACCTAAGGCTGAAGGTCGGCCGGCAAAACTTCGAAGAGCCGCGCCGCTGGTGGTGGGACGACGACCTCGATGCCGTCGCGCTGCGCTACCGGAACGAATCATGGTTTTTCGAACTCGGCGCGGGCAGGGAGCTCCCGCGGAAATCGTTGTCGGAAAAATTTATCGACCCCGAAGACGAAGGCGTGATCCGCGTGCTCGCGCGCGCCGACTGGCTTTATTTCAAAAACCACGGGCTCAGTCTATTTTTTCTGCACCAAAACGACACCTCGGCGACCGAGTCCCGTGGAGACCGGATTCAGCGCAATCGGGAGGATCCGAGCGACGCCAGGCTCTGGTGGGGAGGGCTTCGCGCTATAGGCAGTGAACCTTTAGCAGAACACGGCGAGCTTTCTTATTGGGCGGACGTCGCGATGGTGTTGGGAAAGGAAAAGCTTTTAGAACTTAGCGACGCGCGCGGCGACAAAAAACTGGTCACTTTCCGGAGGGATCACCGAGTGCGCGGTTGGGCCATCGACGTGGGCGGGCGCTGGGACACCGAGCTTCCCGGCCGGCCTTTGTTCACTCTGGGATATGCCGTTGGGTCCGGCGATAAAAATCCCCAAAGCGGCGACGATCGGGCCTTCCGCCAGACCGGCCTCCAGAGCAATGACGAAGAGTTTCGCACCTACGGCGAGCTAGTCAGGCCTGAACTTTCCAACCTGAGCATTCCGGTCGCCGCCGTGCGGTTCCCCGTCTTTGCCAAAAGCTACGTCGAGTTTTCTTACCGCCACTTTCGCCAACTTTACGCCGTCCCCTTCTTGCGCGAGGCGCGCGTCAAAGCCGAGCCGAACGGCATCGACAAGAACATCGGTCACGAGTGGATGCTCTATTCCCTGGTTAAACAATGGAACAAACTTGAAATCGAGCTCGTCGGCGCCGCGTTTCGGGCGGGCAGCGCATACGGGCCGCGGTCGGGAAAGATGGCCTACAGCTTTTTCACCAAAGTGACGTACGAGTTTTGACATCCCAGCTCATGGCCGACACCGCATGATAAGGCGAAAGTCTGTTTGGGGGCAACCACAAGTTCATAAAATGTCCACTTTTTCTGAGTCAACAACTATTATATAGTTCTTTTTCATGAAGACGATTTCAGCTACCCAATTCAAAGAGCACTGCCTGACTCTCCTGGACCAAATAGGCCTTGAGGGTATTATTATCACAAAGCACGGAAAGCCGGTTGCGAAACTCTTTCCGATTCACACCGACACCGCAAAGTTAATCGGAAGCTTCAAGGGCAAAATCAAAATAAACGGAAACATCTTATCATCTCGCGCGAAGTGGAATACTGAGCGTTGATTCGCCTACAGCTTTTCGTCAAAGTGACGTACGATTTCTGAACTACGCGCGGACGCCCGGCTTTTTCCTTCAGCGACATATACCGGTTGTTCTTTTTCCCGGTTGCCGGCCGGAAATTGATCCTTTCCCACGGATTCAAAAGAAACCCCAGCAGACTCCGCTGCGCGAGCTTCAAATACCCGAAGCACGAATGAAAGACTACGTTCAAATCATGAATTTCCGTCAACACAAGGAGAGACTTCTAAAGAACCCAAAAGTCCCAAAAGAATACGACAAGCTGGAGCCCGAGTTCCAACTGGCTCAGAGTTTAATCACGCTAGACTCAAGAAGGGATGGACACAGAAGAACAAGCAAGGATTGAATAGAATAGAAAGCACGACCCCAAACTGCGAACCCGGACCGCAATCGGGCCGAATGGCCTACAGCTTTTTTACCAAGGTGACGTACGAATTTTAAACTTCATGTCAGGGCAAACAGGCTCTTCGGGTTGTGGTAGGTAATTTTTTCGTACTGTTGCCCGGTGATGCCGCCCTTCTGTTTGAGGTTGCGCAGCGCTTCGATCTCGGTCGATTGATCGTTGTGCCCGTAATCGGTGCCGATAACCAGGTTGTCTTCGCCGGCGTACCTCATGATGTAATCCACGTCATCGTCCGTTTGGCAGGAAACGTATTGCCGGTACTCCTTCATCGGGTTGTCCGGCAATGTCTTTTGCTGCGCGCCCCAGCGGCGCTGCAAATCTTTCACAACGTAGGGAATCCATTGCGCCGCGGCCTCGGCCCAGTGAAACCGAAGCTTGGGAAACATCATCGGCAACTCGCCCATGATCACGGATTGGAATGCGCCGATCACGGGCAAGCGAAACTTCCAGAAGCTGCCGCCTCCGTTGTACTGTGACACGAGGTCTACGTTTTCCGGGTTGCCGTTGCCAACGTGCACTCCGATCGCCATGTCGAGCCGGCTTACCTCCTCGTAAAGCGGATAGAAGTACGGATCGGTGATGAGCCGGTTGCCTTCGATGCCGCGCATGAACACGCCGACGGCGCCTTGCTGTTTGCAAAATTTTAGCTCCTCCAATGATGCGCTCATATCGAGCAGCGGCAGCACGCAGATCCACCGGAGCCGCCCCTTTCCCTGCCGGTGAATGTCGGCGAGCCAGCGGTTGTAGCCTCTGCAGATAGCGATTTCCCACTGCGGCTTCTCGGTCACTTGCTCGATGAAAATAGTCGGATACAGCACCTGGGTGTCGATCCCCAGCTCGTCCATGTGATTCAAACGCGCCTGTACGTTTTCCATCTCGCGCGTTTCGCGCGGCGTGTGCATCGCGCGGCCGGTCCGCTCGGAAACTTCCGCCAGCTCCTGCGCGGTCATGACGATTCGGACCAGGCCGCGTATTTTTCCATCGACGAACCAGTATTCGCCCCCGTTCTCGCCGTACGGCCGTACGATGAGAGGCCGATACTTCTGGTCGGACCGCTCCATGAAATCCCACGTATGTTCCGACTCGACTACATGCGCATCGGCATCGATAGTCCGCATATCTCACACCTCCGGCGCGTCTTGCTTATCTTCCTGGCCCGGATTATTCACACGATCAGCCCTCAAGCGCGAGCCGCTCCGGGCGAGGGCAATAGAGAAAAGAAAAAGCTCGCGCTCTCGGGCTTCCGGCTTCCACGCGGGAACGGTTCCGCAGGGGGCGAGGATGAAAACCGCAGGCACAGGGACGCGGAGGTTCAATGGCTTGTGCGGCGCTTGGCAGCCCGGAGCATGGTATTTCGATTGTTTGTTGCAGTGCAAATGTCTCGACAGAGTCCACGAGGCACTGACCTATTGCCTGCGGCTGGAAGCCTCGCCCCTGAGGAACCGGGAAAATTGGCACTTTGTTCATAGGACTACCCGTGGGATGAATAATCTGGGCTGGTTCCCTGGCCGTGCCTTACCGCAGGAAATAAGGAGTGTCAACCAACGGCAAACGGATGGCCAAGCATCTTTTCTTCCGGACGGAAGATCGGATATAACTTTCTTACCGATGAAAGTCGTTCTCGTTCAGCCGCCGGTACAGGACTTCTATGATACCGACGTGCGGCTGCAGCCGATCGGCCTCTGTTATATAAAGGCCGCCGTCAAGAAACATCGGCCCCATGTCGAAGTCATCATCAAGGATTACCACCGAGGATGCGGACGCAGGACGGTGCCGATTCCGAAACCGCTCGGCTATTTATCCGAATACTATCTCGTCGCGGACCAATCGCCTTTTTCCACCTTCCATCAGTACTATCACTTCGGCCGATCTTACGACGAGATCGAGGCGGAACTGGCCGCGATGAAACCGGACGTTGTGGGAATCTCGTGCCTGTTCACTCCGTATTATCGAGAGGCGTTGGAAGTCGGTCGACGGGTTAAGAAAAGGCTTAACGTCCCGGTGGTGATGGGCGGCTCGCACGCGTCGGCGGCGCCGGAGGCGCTCCTCTCATCGCCGTATGTGGATTATGTGATCCGCGGCGAAGGGGAGAAGGCGTTCGTGGATTTTCTGGCTTTTGTTCAGGGTGAAATACCGATCGAAGCGGTGCCGAACCTGGCTTACAAAAAGGATGGGCAGCTCCGTTTCAATCCCATCGGCGACAACTTTCCTCCGGACGAGTTGCCGTTTCCCGATCTCAGCGACTTTGCTCCGTCGAGCTACAACCTCGCCGGCAAACCGATGACGTTCATGATCACGTCGCGGAGCTGCCCGCACAAGTGCTCGTTCTGCTCCGTCCACACGACGTTCGGTGAAAAGTACCGCCTCCGCTCTTTGGAAAACGTGCTGGAAGAAATCGAGCTCCGCTACCGCCAAGGTTACCGCGTGATCGACTTCGAAGACGATAACCTGACCTACTACAAAAGCACGTTCAAGGAACTGTGCCGACAGTTGATCGCGCGCTTTCCCAAGGGAGCGCTCCAGTTGGTCGCGATGAACGGCATCAGCTATCTGAGCCTGGACGAAGAAGCGCTCGAGCTGATGGCAGAGGCCGGATTTTCGCACTTGAATCTGGCGCTCGTCAGCTCGGATAAGACTGTTCGAGAGACGACCAAGCGGCCGCACACGCTCAGCGCCTATCTGAAAGTCGTCGAGAAAGCCTTTCAACTCGGCTTCAAAATCGTCTCGTATCAAATCCTCGGTCTCCCGAATGAGAGCCTGGCTAGCATGATCCAGACTTTGGCGTTCAATGCGCGGCTGCCGGTCTTACTGGGGGCGTCGCCGTATTACCAGACGCCGAATGCGCCGATCGCACGAAACATCGACTTTACCGAAGACGACTACTTACGCTCGCGGCTCACGGCGATGGCGGTTGAAACCGACGGGTTCGACCGTAAGGACATCTACACTCTGTTCATCACGACGCGCATCATCAATTTCCTCAAAGGCCTGCCGCTTTGTTCGGCAGCCCCACTCACAGATTTAATGAGTCGATCATGGACCGACAAAAGATTGCAGATCGGCTTCGAGCTGCTCAAATATATCGCCGAGACGCAGCGGCTTTATTTCTGGACGAAGAACGGCTTGATCGAAAACGAAAGGTTCAGAAGCGAAATTTTCCTGCGCGTCCTCGCGGAGGCGGGTGAGATCTCGTGTCAGAACGGCAGTGCAATCGAGGCTAGCGGCTTCGCGCGCCCGGTCGCTTCACGCGCCCGGCTTCCAGCCGGAGGACTTGACAACCACCCTCTCACGGCCATCGAAGAAGCTTGTGCTGCTTACGCTCCCAGGGAGTTTCCTCACCCAGTTTCGCTTTCAGCGGCCGCCCGAGCCGCGCGGCTTCGATGACGGCGATGCCCAGCTCCTGTGAGCGGCGCGCGCGCGTAATCCCGAACTCCGGCTCGACGCTTTCGGTCACCGCACGATAAAGGCCCGTGAGCTCCGCCGCGCGCGCGAGCCCGTCGGCGATGCCGTCTTTCTCCACGTCCGTCATGACCCGGTCGGCGAAGGGGTTTTGAAATTCGACCGGCGGCTGGGTTTCATAAAAAAATCGCTCCGGAATATCGCGCTCCCCCTCTCGGCGCGCCACTATCTTCATCGGATAATCCGCCGCCGTCCCGTTCTCGACCTGGTGCAGCCGGCTCACCCCGCCGTCTTCGCCGACGATGTACCCATGGGTTCCTTCGACGGCGGTGACGCGTGGTCGCCCCCAGCGGTGCGGCTTGGTCCACGTCGTGACATATTCGCATGAGGCCGTGACGCCGTTGGCGAAACTCAGGAGCGCGTTCACCCACGTCTCTTCCGCCGCGCCCTCGCAGCGCGTCGCCGACGCCGATATCTCCTCGACGTCGGCGCCGGCGTAGAGCTGAAACAGGCTCATGATGTGGTAGCAGCTCTCATGGTTGGCCGGGGCGTTGTAAGCCGAAAGATGGACGACCTCTCCGATCAAGCCCGCCTCCAGCGTCATCCGATTCAGCCGTTCAGCCGGCCGGCGGCCGTAGTTTTCGCCGACCTCGACTTGCACCCCGGCTTTCGCCGCCGCCTCGGCGATGAAATCCATCATGGCGCGCGTCGGCGCCAGCGGAGTTTCGATCAGCATGTGAACGCGGTAGTCGGCGGCCGCCTTGGCAACGAGATGATGGCTCTGCGGCGGCGTGGCGATGACGACGGCGTCGAGCGACTTCCGGCTCAAGAGCTCATCTACGTCCGAGTATGCATCGCAACCCAGGCGCTGCGCCAAGGCCCGTGCGCTCGTCGCGTTCACATCGCAGATACCGGCGAGCTCAAAAAACTCGGGCAGCTCGACGATCGTGGCGACATGAGCCCGGCCCCGCCTTCCCGCGCCCACGACTCCGATTCGGAGTCTCATTTAAAGGCGCTCGCGGGAGCAGGCTCCAGCGCCGCTTTTCGCTGTCTCAAGTAGTCGTCGATGCTCATGTCGGCAGGGATTGTCTCTTCGGTCACGTTCAGTCCGGGAAATCGGTTCCGCTCCGCTTCGCGGATCACGTGTGGAGGATCCTCGCCCTCCTGGACCTTTTGGACTGCGCGCAAAAGCATGCGGCGCGCCCTGGCGACGCCCCGATCGGACGCGACGAGATGCTCCTGAGTTCGGTCCTGAATCTCCCCCGTGCTCTCGGAAGCGCACGAGTCATGAACCACGAAAATCGGCCCCATGCCCGAAAAAGTATCCGTGCGCTGCTCCTCGCGGTCCTGGAGATATCGGTTCTGGCGATTGCGAATGAAGCGGAAGTCAGGCGTCGTCACCGAGGCTCGCTCCCGCGTGTGCGCCTTATCGATCGGCCCCGAGCGCTTGAAGGCCATCGAGAATCTCCAGTGATGCGTGTCGTCGATCGGCACGTGCCAGTTCATCAAGTAACCGTCGCCTGGCGGGACCGGGCCGCCGCCGACCGCGCAGAGATTCGGCAGAACGAAATTCGAAGACCGTACTGCCGTGCGCTCGGCGTCTACGCGGTAAAAGGCATAGATGCAAATACCAAACTCGGTCTCATCCGCTTCGACCCGCGGCGGCTGTGCGCGGGTGTCAAAAGCGGGACTCACCCGCTCCTGATCGATCGGAACGCGGCTCTGCTTTAAGCGGCTGCCGGGAAGAAAGCGGTGGAGAAAGAAAGGATGCACCGGATCGAGGTTACCCTCGTTGCCCTGAAGGTAGCTGCACTCATGGTAGTACTTGTGAATCCAGCGATGAGCGTCCGGCACGTTGAAAAATTCGTAGTTGGGAAAGAGCGGCGGTTCGCCCGGTCCCATGTAAGTGAACACCACTCCGGCGCGCTCGACGCACGGGTAAGCGGGGTGGCGAATTTGATCCCGCTGCGCGCCGCCGCTGGGTTCGCCGGGCTGTTCGAGACAGCGGCCATGTATGTCGTAGAGCCAGCCGTGATAAAGGCAGCGTAACCCGCCGTCTTCGACGCGACCGTAGCTGAGATCCGCCCCGCGATGACTGCAGTGAAGCGCCAGAAGTCCCGGCCTTCCCTGATCATCCCGAAAGATAACGAGATCCTCGCCCAGGAACCTGAGCGGCAGAGGCGAACCTCCGGGAAGCAGCTCGACGGAAAGCGCGGCCGGCTGCCAGTAGCGCCTGAGCAGCGCTCCGCCGGCCGTGCCGGGCCCGATCCGAGTCAACAGATCATTCTGCTCTTTGCTCAGCATGCTCTGCTCAAGAAACCTAGTCCTTAAACTTTCCCAGTTCTTTCTGTATCTCCTGAAGGAGCCTCGTGTCTATGATCTTCGAGGGCGGGACATCGGCGATTTTCTCGCCCGCCTCCCGGGCAAATTGCAAAAGAAGAGAAACGCCTTTCTCGCTCATGGCGCCATCCGGCGTAAGGACGGCCGCCTGCTGCGCGTGAACGTCGGCGGCCTCCTCGAGCGTGAAGTTAAAACGCCGAGAGATGAATTCCGCCGCCTCCTTCTTATGGCTCAGGAAATAGCGCACGCTGCGGATGGTCGCTCGGATCATCTTGCGGACCTCCGGCGGCTTCTGAGCGAGTTTTTTTTCCGTTACCGCCAATCCGACGGTGGGCGCGCTCGCCGCCTCGCCCAGATCGATCAGCTCGCGAAAGCCCATCTTTCTCCCGGCCATATTGACCGGGAAGGCGACGACGGCGGCATCGACGGAGCGGCTCTCCATAGCCTGAAGCCGCGCGGGTGAAGAACCGACCAGAAGCCAGGCGATGTCTTTAACCGCAACTCCTTTTTGCTCCAGCGCCGTGGCGGCGGCATTCTGGGCGGTGCCCTTGATCGAATCGACGCCGATCCGTTTTCCTTTGAGATCGGTCGCGGCCTTGATCTCCGGTCGAACGATGAGATACCAAAGCGAACGAGTATCGATCCCCATTACGAGTTTGATGGGCACGCCCCTGGCCGCGGCGCGCGTCGGCCCGCCAAAGCCGATAATGTAAT includes:
- a CDS encoding alginate export family protein, producing MAVRTISSILLFCLALAASNAGAQQPEDDRISDWRIDGEYEVKLDYRRNFALDKRHRDDLFRLDQEFQLRASYRYHDWITFFIEGKILGEHQLYTGGGRRKSVGEPERGETWVRFDQLFGRDLRLKVGRQNFEEPRRWWWDDDLDAVALRYRNESWFFELGAGRELPRKSLSEKFIDPEDEGVIRVLARADWLYFKNHGLSLFFLHQNDTSATESRGDRIQRNREDPSDARLWWGGLRAIGSEPLAEHGELSYWADVAMVLGKEKLLELSDARGDKKLVTFRRDHRVRGWAIDVGGRWDTELPGRPLFTLGYAVGSGDKNPQSGDDRAFRQTGLQSNDEEFRTYGELVRPELSNLSIPVAAVRFPVFAKSYVEFSYRHFRQLYAVPFLREARVKAEPNGIDKNIGHEWMLYSLVKQWNKLEIELVGAAFRAGSAYGPRSGKMAYSFFTKVTYEF
- a CDS encoding type II toxin-antitoxin system Phd/YefM family antitoxin, whose amino-acid sequence is MKTISATQFKEHCLTLLDQIGLEGIIITKHGKPVAKLFPIHTDTAKLIGSFKGKIKINGNILSSRAKWNTER
- a CDS encoding amidohydrolase family protein — its product is MRTIDADAHVVESEHTWDFMERSDQKYRPLIVRPYGENGGEYWFVDGKIRGLVRIVMTAQELAEVSERTGRAMHTPRETREMENVQARLNHMDELGIDTQVLYPTIFIEQVTEKPQWEIAICRGYNRWLADIHRQGKGRLRWICVLPLLDMSASLEELKFCKQQGAVGVFMRGIEGNRLITDPYFYPLYEEVSRLDMAIGVHVGNGNPENVDLVSQYNGGGSFWKFRLPVIGAFQSVIMGELPMMFPKLRFHWAEAAAQWIPYVVKDLQRRWGAQQKTLPDNPMKEYRQYVSCQTDDDVDYIMRYAGEDNLVIGTDYGHNDQSTEIEALRNLKQKGGITGQQYEKITYHNPKSLFALT
- a CDS encoding radical SAM protein; amino-acid sequence: MKVVLVQPPVQDFYDTDVRLQPIGLCYIKAAVKKHRPHVEVIIKDYHRGCGRRTVPIPKPLGYLSEYYLVADQSPFSTFHQYYHFGRSYDEIEAELAAMKPDVVGISCLFTPYYREALEVGRRVKKRLNVPVVMGGSHASAAPEALLSSPYVDYVIRGEGEKAFVDFLAFVQGEIPIEAVPNLAYKKDGQLRFNPIGDNFPPDELPFPDLSDFAPSSYNLAGKPMTFMITSRSCPHKCSFCSVHTTFGEKYRLRSLENVLEEIELRYRQGYRVIDFEDDNLTYYKSTFKELCRQLIARFPKGALQLVAMNGISYLSLDEEALELMAEAGFSHLNLALVSSDKTVRETTKRPHTLSAYLKVVEKAFQLGFKIVSYQILGLPNESLASMIQTLAFNARLPVLLGASPYYQTPNAPIARNIDFTEDDYLRSRLTAMAVETDGFDRKDIYTLFITTRIINFLKGLPLCSAAPLTDLMSRSWTDKRLQIGFELLKYIAETQRLYFWTKNGLIENERFRSEIFLRVLAEAGEISCQNGSAIEASGFARPVASRARLPAGGLDNHPLTAIEEACAAYAPREFPHPVSLSAAARAARLR
- a CDS encoding Gfo/Idh/MocA family oxidoreductase; this translates as MRLRIGVVGAGRRGRAHVATIVELPEFFELAGICDVNATSARALAQRLGCDAYSDVDELLSRKSLDAVVIATPPQSHHLVAKAAADYRVHMLIETPLAPTRAMMDFIAEAAAKAGVQVEVGENYGRRPAERLNRMTLEAGLIGEVVHLSAYNAPANHESCYHIMSLFQLYAGADVEEISASATRCEGAAEETWVNALLSFANGVTASCEYVTTWTKPHRWGRPRVTAVEGTHGYIVGEDGGVSRLHQVENGTAADYPMKIVARREGERDIPERFFYETQPPVEFQNPFADRVMTDVEKDGIADGLARAAELTGLYRAVTESVEPEFGITRARRSQELGIAVIEAARLGRPLKAKLGEETPWERKQHKLLRWP
- a CDS encoding Rieske 2Fe-2S domain-containing protein encodes the protein MLSKEQNDLLTRIGPGTAGGALLRRYWQPAALSVELLPGGSPLPLRFLGEDLVIFRDDQGRPGLLALHCSHRGADLSYGRVEDGGLRCLYHGWLYDIHGRCLEQPGEPSGGAQRDQIRHPAYPCVERAGVVFTYMGPGEPPLFPNYEFFNVPDAHRWIHKYYHECSYLQGNEGNLDPVHPFFLHRFLPGSRLKQSRVPIDQERVSPAFDTRAQPPRVEADETEFGICIYAFYRVDAERTAVRSSNFVLPNLCAVGGGPVPPGDGYLMNWHVPIDDTHHWRFSMAFKRSGPIDKAHTRERASVTTPDFRFIRNRQNRYLQDREEQRTDTFSGMGPIFVVHDSCASESTGEIQDRTQEHLVASDRGVARARRMLLRAVQKVQEGEDPPHVIREAERNRFPGLNVTEETIPADMSIDDYLRQRKAALEPAPASAFK
- a CDS encoding ABC transporter substrate-binding protein: MKIQTLALFAVVILSVLPVREAWTQDKTAADAIRVRASMPGVAVSFSPVELGVRKGIYREEGIDLELIVIRSNVALAALMADEVDYIIGFGGPTRAAARGVPIKLVMGIDTRSLWYLIVRPEIKAATDLKGKRIGVDSIKGTAQNAAATALEQKGVAVKDIAWLLVGSSPARLQAMESRSVDAAVVAFPVNMAGRKMGFRELIDLGEAASAPTVGLAVTEKKLAQKPPEVRKMIRATIRSVRYFLSHKKEAAEFISRRFNFTLEEAADVHAQQAAVLTPDGAMSEKGVSLLLQFAREAGEKIADVPPSKIIDTRLLQEIQKELGKFKD